The following coding sequences lie in one Leptospira mtsangambouensis genomic window:
- the trmB gene encoding tRNA (guanine(46)-N(7))-methyltransferase TrmB: MLVSPEIQEKLWKFTTKTSYQSDYLLQPKERGKKIDLKKSFPDQIQNFVLELGSGWGEVAIELAKNDHQTGYLLMEKKVNRIIHTEKQRQTLGLENIRYMTVNFQWFFDELLEKEIFDKIIINFPDPWPKKKHRKNRLMQGHMLEQIYDLLKPGGKLLFATDYGPYARRTISLFRKFPKFIWDNKEYEFERPEFPVSFFEAEKRNEGKRIYYINRTKVN; encoded by the coding sequence TTGTTAGTTAGCCCAGAAATCCAAGAAAAACTTTGGAAGTTTACTACCAAAACTTCCTATCAATCAGACTACCTCCTGCAACCTAAAGAGCGGGGAAAAAAAATCGACCTAAAAAAATCTTTCCCGGACCAGATCCAAAACTTTGTTTTAGAACTTGGATCGGGTTGGGGTGAAGTTGCCATCGAATTGGCAAAGAATGACCACCAAACAGGCTATTTGTTGATGGAAAAGAAGGTAAACCGAATCATCCACACCGAAAAACAACGACAAACGCTTGGTTTGGAAAATATCCGCTATATGACCGTTAACTTCCAGTGGTTTTTCGATGAACTTCTTGAGAAAGAAATTTTTGACAAAATCATCATCAACTTCCCAGATCCTTGGCCAAAGAAAAAACACCGAAAAAACAGACTCATGCAAGGCCATATGCTCGAACAAATTTACGATCTATTGAAACCAGGTGGCAAGTTGTTATTTGCGACTGATTACGGCCCGTATGCAAGACGAACGATTTCTTTATTTAGAAAATTTCCTAAATTTATTTGGGACAATAAAGAATATGAATTCGAAAGACCAGAATTCCCTGTTTCCTTTTTCGAAGCAGAAAAAAGAAACGAAGGGAAACGAATCTATTATATAAATCGAACTAAAGTGAATTAA
- a CDS encoding MBL fold metallo-hydrolase: MKITLFGVRGSLPTPISKPEQREKTLKILQMAKEEWKKDPASFSEEEFLNHLPIPLSQDLGGNTTCVFIEGDGGEKVILDMGTGLRVLGNQMAPQAFSGEDMDIHILVSHTHWDHIQGWPFFKPGYSPSCNIHFYSCIENLEERLIRQQHPENFPVTLQQMASKKHFHLWKEFESYMLGGLKIIPFGLRHPGSCTGYRIREGNKIFLFCTDVEYREEDREHLLKMKPQIAGADLIIIDAQYSTAEAEKKLGWGHTAVSKAVEFAEMMEIRSVVLTHHEPDHSDHEVARIILDEAKLVKPGGMQVHIAHEGQKFIL; this comes from the coding sequence ATGAAAATAACTCTTTTTGGTGTTCGCGGTTCACTCCCCACACCGATCTCTAAACCGGAACAACGGGAGAAAACTCTAAAGATTCTTCAGATGGCCAAAGAAGAGTGGAAAAAGGATCCCGCTTCTTTTTCGGAAGAGGAGTTTTTGAATCATTTGCCGATTCCTCTTTCCCAAGATTTGGGAGGGAACACAACTTGTGTATTCATTGAAGGGGATGGCGGCGAAAAAGTCATTTTAGATATGGGGACGGGGCTTCGGGTTCTAGGCAACCAAATGGCACCACAGGCTTTTAGTGGGGAAGATATGGACATTCATATCTTGGTTTCTCATACACATTGGGACCATATCCAAGGGTGGCCTTTTTTTAAACCTGGTTATTCACCTTCTTGTAATATTCACTTTTACTCATGTATTGAAAACTTAGAAGAAAGACTGATCCGACAACAACATCCTGAAAATTTTCCAGTGACCTTGCAGCAAATGGCTTCCAAAAAACATTTTCACCTTTGGAAAGAGTTTGAGTCGTATATGTTAGGTGGTCTAAAAATTATTCCTTTTGGACTTCGCCATCCTGGGTCTTGTACTGGTTATAGAATCCGTGAAGGAAATAAAATTTTCTTATTTTGTACTGATGTGGAATATCGAGAAGAAGACCGCGAACATTTACTCAAAATGAAACCTCAGATTGCTGGTGCAGATCTCATCATCATCGATGCTCAGTACAGTACAGCTGAGGCGGAAAAAAAATTAGGTTGGGGTCACACTGCTGTCAGCAAAGCTGTTGAGTTTGCAGAAATGATGGAAATACGATCGGTGGTTCTCACTCACCATGAACCGGATCATTCAGACCATGAAGTGGCGAGGATAATTTTAGATGAAGCAAAGTTAGTCAAACCAGGTGGTATGCAAGTTCATATTGCCCATGAAGGACAGAAGTTTATCCTTTAA
- a CDS encoding LIC_13246 family protein, with protein MKETEVLWRELVTKKEEFLHILRILNHYYEMRGETKSKQYAFRRHLADSSPESVQIFFSKLGPFEYQVACRVLPEEQVETWIHIDGIAEERERLKQIGNTEHPVFSLVCLGDLFALTLPSTLRI; from the coding sequence ATGAAAGAAACCGAAGTCCTCTGGCGTGAGCTTGTGACAAAAAAAGAAGAATTCTTACATATCTTACGAATTCTGAATCATTATTATGAAATGCGAGGCGAAACCAAATCCAAACAGTATGCCTTCCGACGCCATTTGGCCGATTCCTCTCCTGAATCGGTACAAATCTTTTTTTCAAAACTTGGGCCTTTTGAATACCAAGTGGCCTGTCGGGTTTTGCCAGAAGAGCAGGTCGAAACTTGGATTCATATCGATGGAATCGCAGAAGAAAGAGAAAGGTTAAAACAAATCGGCAATACAGAACATCCCGTCTTTTCGCTCGTTTGTCTGGGTGACTTGTTTGCTTTGACCCTCCCAAGCACCCTTCGCATTTAA
- a CDS encoding NADP-dependent isocitrate dehydrogenase, translating into MGKIKVKTPLVELDGDEMTRIIWKEIKDRFIYPYLDITLEYYDLGVEYRDKTDDQVTVDSANAIKKHGVGVKCATITPNADRVKEYNLKQEWKSPNGTIRAILDGTVFRKPIIIKNIPAAVNSWKKPIAIGRHAYGDIYRDVEILVDGPGKVELVYTDASGKEKQRLLVNDFKAPGVALAMHNLDESIKSFAKACFTYALSEKISIWFATKDTISKKYHARFRDIFDNMAKEQEAAMKAAGITYSYYLIDDAVAQIMKNEGGQLWAMMNYDGDVMSDMVASGFGSLGLMTSVLVSPDGKYEYEAAHGTVTRHYRKYQKGETTSTNSVASIFAWTGALAKRGELDGTPELVNFALKLEEAIIETIEGGEMTKDLLSLSTAATKKELDTFQFMEAVQKRLDAKLK; encoded by the coding sequence ATGGGAAAAATTAAAGTAAAAACACCGCTTGTTGAGTTAGACGGCGATGAAATGACAAGAATTATCTGGAAAGAAATTAAAGATCGTTTCATCTACCCTTATTTAGACATCACTTTAGAATACTATGACTTAGGTGTAGAATACCGTGACAAAACAGATGACCAAGTCACTGTAGATTCTGCTAACGCGATCAAAAAACACGGCGTAGGTGTTAAATGTGCAACCATCACTCCAAACGCAGACCGAGTAAAAGAATACAACCTAAAACAAGAATGGAAATCACCTAACGGAACGATTCGTGCCATCCTTGATGGAACTGTTTTCCGTAAACCAATCATCATCAAAAACATTCCAGCAGCGGTAAACTCTTGGAAAAAACCAATTGCGATCGGAAGACACGCTTACGGTGATATTTACCGTGACGTAGAGATCCTTGTTGATGGTCCAGGAAAAGTAGAACTCGTTTATACTGATGCTTCTGGAAAAGAAAAACAAAGATTACTCGTAAACGATTTTAAAGCTCCGGGTGTTGCTCTTGCGATGCACAACCTAGATGAATCCATCAAGTCTTTTGCAAAGGCATGTTTCACTTACGCATTGTCTGAAAAAATCAGCATCTGGTTTGCAACTAAAGATACGATTTCTAAAAAATACCATGCTCGTTTCCGTGATATCTTTGATAACATGGCAAAAGAACAAGAAGCTGCTATGAAAGCTGCTGGTATTACTTATAGTTACTACCTCATTGATGATGCAGTTGCACAAATCATGAAAAACGAAGGTGGACAACTTTGGGCGATGATGAACTACGACGGTGACGTTATGAGTGATATGGTTGCTTCAGGGTTTGGTTCCCTTGGTCTGATGACTTCCGTTCTTGTGTCTCCAGACGGAAAATACGAATACGAAGCAGCGCATGGAACAGTGACTCGTCACTACCGTAAATACCAAAAAGGTGAAACCACTTCTACAAACTCAGTGGCATCTATTTTTGCTTGGACGGGAGCGCTCGCGAAACGTGGGGAACTGGATGGAACTCCAGAACTTGTGAACTTTGCTCTTAAATTGGAAGAAGCAATCATTGAAACCATCGAAGGTGGCGAGATGACAAAAGACTTACTTTCACTTTCCACTGCTGCTACCAAAAAAGAATTGGATACTTTCCAATTTATGGAAGCAGTACAAAAACGTTTGGATGCGAAACTAAAATAA
- a CDS encoding adenylate/guanylate cyclase domain-containing protein gives MIADFIEWYTNEMPEVKSSADLFDKGIGYLQEQGFQIVRVNMGTRTLHPQVESLSYTWVPKNKIEYFDDSTTPLLHSRSTIESENGFLREVRFRLGSLQTSQFAVSPVQHVMSTKKPYYFGFAENEGKSRPYPILDDLAPLGATGYLAVPILQKGTSYAFLSMVTDKPNGWSTEECNFLHQVLKIISLQWMSFIQNELTESLLSIYLGKRTGSTVYSGKIYLGELDKIKSVIWFSDIRNYSGMSEKLSPSEIIQLLNDYFGLAIPLIEAHGGEVLKLLGDGILAVFPYSESNKTFVGKKVLLAVRKLGERLFSHNQTRELEEKLPIHHGVGLHSGEILYGNIGSTERLDFTVIGEAVNLTSRIAGMCGELGKAVLASESLAEQIPVRWEELGEHKLKGISSPKKIFAISERMKRKI, from the coding sequence ATGATCGCTGATTTTATAGAATGGTATACGAATGAAATGCCGGAAGTGAAGTCTTCTGCAGACCTTTTTGATAAAGGGATTGGTTATTTACAAGAACAAGGTTTTCAGATTGTAAGAGTCAATATGGGAACTCGTACACTTCATCCGCAAGTGGAGTCTTTGTCTTATACATGGGTTCCAAAAAACAAAATCGAATATTTTGATGATTCCACAACTCCTTTGTTACATTCAAGATCAACAATAGAATCTGAAAATGGATTTCTTCGAGAAGTTCGTTTTCGATTGGGATCATTGCAGACTTCTCAATTTGCGGTTAGCCCCGTTCAACATGTAATGTCTACAAAAAAGCCGTATTACTTTGGTTTTGCGGAGAATGAAGGAAAATCACGGCCTTATCCAATCCTAGATGATTTGGCTCCATTAGGTGCGACTGGTTATTTAGCTGTCCCTATTTTACAAAAAGGGACAAGTTATGCTTTTTTAAGTATGGTGACAGACAAACCAAATGGTTGGTCAACAGAAGAATGTAATTTTTTACATCAGGTTTTAAAAATCATTTCCTTACAATGGATGAGTTTCATTCAGAATGAATTAACAGAATCTTTGCTAAGTATCTACTTAGGAAAACGAACCGGCTCCACCGTGTATTCGGGGAAAATTTATTTGGGGGAACTCGACAAAATCAAATCAGTGATTTGGTTTTCTGACATTCGCAATTATTCTGGGATGAGCGAAAAATTGTCTCCTTCTGAGATCATACAGTTGTTAAATGATTATTTTGGCTTAGCTATCCCTCTCATTGAAGCTCATGGCGGTGAAGTTTTGAAATTGTTGGGAGATGGAATTTTAGCTGTATTTCCCTATTCCGAATCTAATAAAACTTTTGTTGGTAAAAAAGTGCTTCTCGCCGTTAGGAAGTTAGGTGAAAGATTGTTTTCGCACAACCAAACCAGAGAATTAGAAGAAAAACTACCCATCCATCATGGTGTTGGTTTGCATTCAGGGGAAATTCTTTATGGAAACATTGGCTCAACCGAAAGACTCGATTTTACAGTAATTGGGGAAGCGGTAAATTTAACGAGCCGCATTGCTGGGATGTGTGGGGAATTAGGGAAAGCAGTTTTGGCATCCGAAAGTTTGGCAGAACAAATTCCTGTACGATGGGAAGAACTTGGGGAACACAAATTGAAAGGGATTAGTTCCCCAAAAAAAATATTCGCCATCTCGGAACGTATGAAGAGAAAAATTTAG
- a CDS encoding glycosyltransferase → MVKNHLSLVIPCYRESERLPKFLESLLKTFKGSKSVDFLVVDDGSPLTEFEILKQKINHLLSNPQIQLLRYETNLGKGGAIQFGLNVAKGNYYGFVDADGATPAEEVLRTWNHINLHPEIDLLAGSRIIMMGRNVKKSFYRHLTNRIFSFYFTLVFRIQMYDPQCGCKIFKKSAYKQTIHKIYDLRWLWDTQLLVLLIRNGFNIVEFPLDWQDIPGSKFSFLRDSVRVVYSVWKYRNIH, encoded by the coding sequence ATGGTTAAAAATCATCTCAGTCTTGTCATCCCGTGTTACCGTGAATCGGAGCGACTTCCCAAATTCTTAGAATCTCTTTTAAAAACATTTAAAGGTTCTAAGTCTGTAGACTTTTTGGTGGTCGATGATGGAAGCCCACTTACTGAATTCGAAATTTTAAAACAAAAAATCAACCATTTACTTTCCAATCCTCAAATCCAATTATTAAGATATGAAACCAATTTAGGAAAAGGTGGAGCCATTCAATTTGGGCTAAACGTTGCGAAAGGAAATTATTATGGTTTTGTGGATGCCGATGGCGCCACTCCAGCCGAGGAAGTGTTACGCACGTGGAATCATATAAACCTTCATCCTGAGATTGATTTACTTGCAGGTTCACGAATTATCATGATGGGAAGAAATGTAAAAAAGTCTTTTTATCGTCACCTTACCAACAGAATTTTTTCATTTTATTTTACTCTTGTGTTTCGAATCCAGATGTATGATCCTCAATGTGGCTGTAAAATTTTCAAAAAATCTGCATACAAACAGACTATTCATAAAATTTATGACTTACGTTGGTTATGGGATACACAATTATTAGTTTTATTAATAAGAAATGGATTCAATATCGTGGAGTTCCCCCTCGACTGGCAAGATATCCCAGGATCTAAATTTAGTTTTTTAAGAGATTCCGTTCGAGTGGTCTACTCGGTTTGGAAATATAGAAACATTCATTAA
- a CDS encoding rhomboid family intramembrane serine protease gives MAIQSFIAIIGRVQGQLTMFVFEKANHNFRKPILTFGFIFLTMLTLFFDNYESFAFTPKKDFGFSLFFSFFFNSSFSEWFTNAVYLYMFADNIEDVVGHFYFFILFLFFGILANLTYFIFHVNSIIPVIGTSGVISGILGMYFVFFPNVKSTMVFEKATFRDIPIFISLSIWIFIQSYFYIVELHNQVRSVYGGQVISFLMGIIIAQIFIRYKFLDRLEHNIRLSTFINKTVLCPSCSNPIPAKKYGRLHCSTCNTNFFFDRHGKKFL, from the coding sequence TTGGCAATACAATCATTTATTGCAATTATTGGCAGAGTCCAAGGCCAGCTAACAATGTTTGTATTCGAAAAAGCAAATCATAATTTTAGAAAACCAATCTTAACCTTTGGTTTTATTTTTCTCACTATGTTAACGTTGTTCTTCGACAACTATGAGTCATTTGCGTTTACACCAAAAAAAGATTTTGGTTTCAGTTTGTTTTTTTCATTTTTCTTTAACTCTTCCTTTTCTGAATGGTTTACCAACGCAGTTTATCTATATATGTTTGCTGACAATATAGAAGATGTAGTCGGACATTTTTATTTTTTCATTCTCTTTCTATTTTTTGGAATTCTAGCGAACCTAACTTATTTTATATTTCATGTGAACTCTATCATTCCAGTGATCGGAACTTCTGGGGTCATATCAGGAATCCTTGGGATGTACTTTGTTTTTTTTCCTAATGTAAAAAGTACGATGGTGTTTGAAAAAGCTACCTTTCGTGATATACCAATCTTTATCAGTCTCAGTATTTGGATTTTCATCCAATCCTATTTCTATATTGTTGAATTACACAACCAAGTGCGGAGTGTTTATGGCGGACAAGTAATCTCCTTTTTAATGGGAATTATCATCGCCCAAATCTTTATCCGATATAAATTTTTAGATCGACTGGAACATAATATTCGTCTATCGACTTTTATCAACAAAACTGTCCTTTGTCCTTCTTGCAGTAATCCAATCCCGGCAAAAAAATATGGTAGGTTGCACTGTTCGACTTGTAATACAAATTTCTTTTTCGATCGCCATGGAAAAAAATTTCTATAA
- a CDS encoding putative immunity protein yields the protein MAKKYKFSIATKDSRIMDLLSRTDHKTSARWALDCVERVFFYFENSNCKDHHPKEALNVLKEWIKTGKFNMAVVRKAALDSHATARKIEMDHPEKSVARAAGQAVATAHVKTHAIGAANYSVQAVFRANENLNPEHSVQKERDWQYNHLLQLLAESKAS from the coding sequence ATGGCTAAAAAATATAAATTTAGCATTGCAACTAAAGACAGTCGAATAATGGATTTACTCTCCAGGACTGACCACAAAACATCAGCTCGGTGGGCGCTAGATTGTGTGGAACGAGTGTTTTTCTATTTTGAGAATTCCAATTGCAAGGATCATCATCCCAAAGAAGCCCTAAATGTATTAAAAGAATGGATTAAGACAGGGAAGTTTAACATGGCTGTGGTGCGAAAGGCTGCTTTGGATTCCCATGCTACAGCAAGAAAGATCGAGATGGATCATCCAGAAAAGTCTGTGGCTCGGGCAGCCGGGCAAGCTGTTGCCACCGCCCATGTAAAAACCCATGCCATAGGTGCTGCCAATTATTCCGTGCAAGCAGTCTTTAGAGCCAATGAAAATCTGAATCCCGAACATTCTGTCCAAAAAGAAAGGGATTGGCAATACAATCATTTATTGCAATTATTGGCAGAGTCCAAGGCCAGCTAA
- a CDS encoding SLC5 family protein, which translates to MTNQLSVMIAAIDILFFGLTFVLVLGVGMYAGRKESSSSDYFLGGRSLPWWGIAGSLFGTNISANHLVGMLGIGFSVGFAQSHYEFGSIPAIVLLAFVFLPLFRRKKFYTLSQFLQSKFGLAAGRIFSGISLILITIQLTGALYIGARSFLPFIKDTGIQITYTEVVIWIAFTSTIYTWFGGLKSVVYTDVIQTFLILASGLLLAYLSITRPEVGGIFELLTKEESRTDGLSKMNLYLPPNHPTLPWTGALSGLFLLHIFYWNTNQYVVQRTLGGKSLREARLGILVGGLLKLTVPFFSILTGVAAYQIWTTLGETANIAPDEAFSKLVVLVVPFGYGLIGVILAGLLGAIFSSIDSMLHSAATLFTIDFYKPFQERLGKKLVDEEEMKAGRIFLLVFSLLVTVLAILFVDPNSKKNFFIELSNQSSHFTPALLVVFLLGILNFKISSRMICITILLTPIFSFLSPVLYSHFASFFIKQTFGEELNFLHRVFFSFHFAIVTLSLAAYLQNKKKNHTTDQKIKLLKPLEIPDGTFTRLTYLLSKTKYWILFFFLFFVLIATRIQIPEFKLYISISGFLLFVIFSIAITIGKRSMNQNLTTLFRKRDEWLYGILLGFTFLFYLWF; encoded by the coding sequence ATGACGAATCAATTATCTGTTATGATAGCGGCAATCGATATCCTTTTTTTCGGGCTTACTTTTGTTCTCGTTTTGGGAGTGGGAATGTATGCTGGCCGAAAAGAATCTTCCTCTTCTGATTACTTTCTTGGTGGCAGGAGCCTTCCCTGGTGGGGGATTGCCGGATCCTTATTTGGAACCAATATTTCGGCCAACCATTTGGTTGGAATGCTTGGGATTGGATTTTCTGTTGGCTTTGCCCAAAGCCATTATGAATTTGGATCCATCCCGGCCATAGTTCTTTTGGCCTTTGTATTCCTTCCTCTGTTTCGAAGAAAAAAATTCTATACCCTCTCTCAATTTTTACAAAGCAAATTTGGTCTCGCTGCAGGAAGGATTTTTTCGGGGATCTCACTCATCTTAATCACCATCCAACTTACAGGGGCCCTGTACATTGGGGCCCGGAGTTTTCTCCCTTTTATCAAAGATACGGGAATCCAAATTACTTATACAGAAGTTGTTATTTGGATCGCCTTTACATCAACCATCTATACATGGTTTGGTGGTCTAAAGTCAGTGGTTTACACCGACGTCATTCAAACCTTTTTAATCTTAGCCTCAGGACTACTCCTTGCTTACCTCTCCATCACTAGACCAGAAGTGGGAGGAATTTTTGAATTACTTACAAAAGAAGAAAGTAGGACGGATGGACTGAGCAAAATGAATTTGTATCTGCCTCCGAACCACCCCACCCTTCCTTGGACTGGGGCTCTTAGTGGACTATTCCTATTACATATTTTTTATTGGAATACCAATCAATATGTCGTACAGCGCACATTAGGTGGCAAATCATTAAGAGAAGCACGGCTTGGAATCCTAGTGGGTGGACTTCTCAAACTAACAGTTCCTTTTTTCTCTATCCTTACCGGAGTGGCTGCATATCAAATTTGGACAACTCTTGGAGAAACGGCAAACATCGCTCCAGATGAAGCCTTTTCCAAATTAGTTGTACTTGTAGTTCCGTTCGGATATGGACTGATCGGTGTGATCCTTGCTGGACTCCTTGGTGCGATTTTTTCTAGCATTGACTCTATGTTACATTCTGCAGCCACTCTATTCACGATTGATTTTTATAAACCATTTCAGGAAAGATTGGGTAAAAAGCTGGTTGATGAAGAAGAAATGAAGGCAGGCCGCATTTTTCTTCTAGTATTTTCCTTATTAGTGACTGTTCTTGCGATACTCTTTGTAGATCCGAATTCTAAGAAAAATTTCTTTATCGAACTTTCCAACCAAAGTTCTCATTTTACCCCTGCCTTGCTGGTTGTTTTTTTATTAGGAATTTTGAATTTCAAAATTAGTAGTCGAATGATTTGTATCACCATACTTCTCACACCGATTTTTTCTTTTTTATCGCCAGTTCTTTATTCGCACTTCGCGTCATTTTTCATAAAACAAACATTTGGTGAAGAACTCAATTTTTTACATAGAGTCTTTTTTAGTTTCCATTTTGCCATTGTAACTTTGAGTTTAGCGGCCTATCTCCAAAACAAAAAAAAGAACCATACTACGGATCAAAAAATAAAACTACTGAAGCCTTTAGAAATACCCGATGGAACTTTTACCCGACTAACTTATTTGCTATCAAAAACTAAGTATTGGATTCTATTTTTCTTTCTATTTTTTGTCTTGATTGCCACAAGAATCCAAATTCCCGAATTCAAATTATATATATCGATTTCCGGATTTCTACTTTTTGTGATTTTTTCTATCGCTATTACGATTGGAAAAAGATCAATGAATCAAAATTTAACCACCTTGTTTCGAAAACGAGATGAATGGTTGTACGGAATCCTCCTAGGTTTTACATTTTTGTTTTACCTCTGGTTTTAA
- a CDS encoding LLM class flavin-dependent oxidoreductase, which yields MNPIPKAPTIRSEHPAIEVSWFCDLCNGDYEYLGVPDGSLRSSFEHCSDIIRLADELGYQNILLPSSYQTGQDTLTFAAAASQFTKQISLLTAIRCGEIHPPMLARTLSTLDHMLKGRLNINIISSDLPGTQRDSKTRYEISKEVIQILQQGWTRDRIQFEGKHYQIDLPSDPVKSYQQNGGPLLYFGGISPDARALCAEFCDVFLMWPETEERLADTMNDLSLRAASFGRKIDFGLRIHLIVRETEKEAKDAAKQLLSKIDVERANDIKHRALDSNSAGVLRQDDLRKSADVDLFIEPMIWSGIGLARSGCGSAIVGTPEQVYEKIQRYIQMGIRAFIFSGYPLMEESKLFAKSVLPKLQTINFAEAQNRKPKGIPVTPLTTGERK from the coding sequence ATGAATCCGATCCCGAAAGCACCCACCATTCGATCCGAACATCCTGCCATAGAAGTATCTTGGTTTTGTGACCTTTGTAATGGAGATTATGAATATTTAGGAGTACCGGATGGTTCCTTACGTTCTAGTTTCGAACATTGTTCGGATATCATTCGTTTGGCGGACGAACTCGGATACCAAAACATTCTTTTACCATCTTCTTACCAAACTGGGCAAGATACTTTGACCTTTGCCGCGGCGGCGTCACAATTCACAAAACAAATTTCTCTCCTAACAGCGATTCGGTGTGGTGAAATCCATCCGCCAATGCTTGCAAGGACATTGTCCACTTTGGATCATATGTTAAAGGGAAGACTCAATATCAATATTATCTCTTCGGACCTTCCTGGAACCCAAAGGGATTCCAAAACGAGATATGAGATTTCGAAAGAAGTCATTCAAATTTTGCAACAAGGTTGGACAAGGGACCGAATCCAGTTTGAAGGAAAACACTATCAGATTGATCTCCCATCAGATCCTGTAAAATCCTACCAACAAAACGGTGGGCCCTTATTGTATTTCGGTGGGATATCTCCCGATGCACGAGCTCTTTGTGCCGAGTTCTGCGATGTATTTTTAATGTGGCCAGAAACAGAAGAAAGATTGGCTGATACAATGAATGATTTGAGTCTTCGTGCCGCTAGTTTCGGAAGGAAAATTGATTTTGGCCTTCGCATCCACTTGATTGTCAGAGAAACCGAAAAAGAAGCAAAAGATGCCGCAAAACAATTGTTATCAAAAATAGATGTAGAAAGAGCAAATGATATCAAACACCGAGCTTTGGATTCTAATTCTGCGGGAGTGCTTCGTCAAGATGACTTGCGAAAGTCTGCAGATGTCGATTTATTTATCGAACCAATGATTTGGTCAGGGATTGGTCTTGCTCGTTCTGGATGTGGATCGGCCATTGTGGGAACCCCAGAACAAGTGTATGAAAAAATCCAAAGATACATCCAAATGGGAATTCGAGCTTTTATATTTTCTGGTTATCCTTTGATGGAAGAATCCAAATTATTTGCAAAATCGGTCTTACCTAAATTACAAACGATCAACTTTGCAGAAGCGCAAAATCGAAAACCCAAAGGGATTCCTGTCACACCACTCACAACTGGAGAGAGAAAATGA
- a CDS encoding aldo/keto reductase, whose protein sequence is MKVPQIEFPKHKFSISRLVYGIWRLHEDKEGNSPERILKKIETCLSLGIDTFDHADIYGGFENEKLFGRALNQNTSIKSKLKIITKCGIQIPGSKFSTKHYNTSKEHIRYSVERSLRKLQVDHLDVVLVHRPDPLMDPYELAEIFESLIREGKVNHFGVSNFTPSQFQMLQTAYKKPLFTNQVEFHPFHTESLFDGTFDQALEFQSHPMIWSPTGGGRIFSPKSEREVATVSKLKEIAKEHGCSVDQVLYSWYLNHPAGLVPILGTNDPGRIQSAAECFSYPLSRVEWFSILEAARGKEVA, encoded by the coding sequence ATGAAAGTTCCCCAAATTGAATTTCCAAAACATAAATTTTCTATCTCGAGATTAGTTTATGGAATTTGGAGGTTACATGAAGATAAAGAAGGTAACTCTCCAGAAAGAATTTTAAAAAAAATAGAAACCTGTCTCAGTCTTGGAATTGATACCTTTGATCACGCAGACATTTACGGTGGTTTTGAAAATGAAAAATTGTTTGGTAGAGCCTTAAATCAAAACACTTCCATCAAATCAAAACTCAAAATCATTACGAAGTGCGGAATCCAAATTCCGGGATCTAAATTTTCCACCAAACATTATAATACTTCCAAAGAACACATTCGATACTCCGTCGAACGTTCGTTACGAAAGTTGCAAGTGGATCATTTGGATGTGGTTCTTGTCCACAGACCTGATCCATTAATGGATCCTTATGAACTAGCGGAAATATTTGAATCACTGATCAGGGAAGGAAAGGTAAATCATTTTGGAGTTTCCAATTTTACTCCTTCCCAATTCCAAATGTTACAAACTGCTTACAAGAAACCTCTTTTTACAAACCAAGTTGAGTTTCATCCGTTTCACACAGAATCATTGTTTGATGGAACCTTTGACCAGGCTTTGGAATTCCAAAGCCATCCTATGATTTGGTCACCCACAGGTGGGGGCAGGATCTTTTCACCAAAGTCGGAAAGAGAAGTGGCCACAGTTTCTAAACTAAAAGAAATTGCAAAAGAACATGGGTGTAGTGTTGACCAAGTCCTTTATTCATGGTATCTCAACCATCCTGCGGGACTTGTTCCCATTTTGGGAACGAATGATCCAGGACGAATCCAATCGGCAGCCGAATGTTTTTCTTATCCTCTCTCACGAGTGGAATGGTTTTCTATTTTAGAAGCGGCCCGTGGTAAGGAAGTGGCTTGA